The proteins below are encoded in one region of Streptomyces sp. NBC_00490:
- a CDS encoding rhamnogalacturonan acetylesterase, translated as MRRFNLALLATVALSTALTAAPAHAAAEGRHALGIENCTATACHFDVPAGTYDVKVLLGGDAGSSTSVSGETRRSLLPETAVAAGERTARSFTVNVRTPEGEPTGAEGTPGLDLVLGGSAPALADIKVTPARHARQIFLVGDSTVCDQPGDPYSGWGQQLPQYLRKGVSVANYADSGESTVTYLSNPQLFATVQPLIRRGDLVLVQLAHNDKTTDEVTYRTNLETLVAGIREKGGEPVLVTPIVRRWFNSDGTLNNNTALLVNGLGVDHPAVTRSVAAAQDVPLIDLTAKTKSLVESLGVEGSKAIYLYNEKRDNTHTSVHGATVYAGLVRDELLAQHLVPKGLVRAG; from the coding sequence ATGAGACGTTTCAACCTCGCCCTGCTGGCGACGGTCGCACTGAGCACCGCACTGACCGCCGCCCCGGCCCATGCCGCCGCCGAGGGGCGCCATGCCCTCGGCATCGAGAACTGCACCGCCACCGCATGTCACTTCGACGTCCCCGCGGGCACGTACGACGTGAAGGTCCTCCTCGGCGGCGACGCCGGATCGAGCACGAGCGTCAGCGGTGAGACCCGGCGTTCCCTGCTCCCCGAGACCGCCGTCGCGGCCGGCGAGCGGACCGCCCGCAGCTTCACCGTGAACGTCCGCACCCCCGAGGGTGAACCCACCGGCGCCGAGGGCACCCCCGGCCTGGACCTCGTGCTCGGCGGCTCGGCCCCCGCGCTCGCCGACATCAAGGTCACCCCAGCCCGCCACGCCCGCCAGATCTTCCTCGTCGGCGACTCCACGGTCTGCGACCAGCCCGGCGACCCGTACTCCGGCTGGGGCCAGCAGTTGCCCCAGTACCTCCGCAAGGGCGTCTCCGTCGCCAACTACGCGGACTCCGGCGAGAGCACGGTGACCTACCTGTCCAATCCTCAACTGTTCGCCACCGTCCAGCCGTTGATCCGTCGCGGCGACCTCGTCCTGGTCCAGCTCGCGCACAACGACAAGACCACCGACGAGGTGACCTACCGGACGAACCTGGAGACACTGGTCGCCGGTATCCGGGAAAAGGGCGGGGAGCCTGTCCTCGTGACGCCTATCGTGCGACGCTGGTTCAACTCCGACGGCACCCTGAACAACAACACCGCACTCCTGGTCAACGGACTCGGCGTCGACCACCCCGCAGTCACCCGCTCGGTCGCCGCCGCGCAGGACGTCCCGCTGATCGACTTGACGGCGAAGACGAAGTCGCTCGTGGAATCCTTGGGAGTCGAGGGTTCCAAGGCGATTTACCTCTACAACGAGAAGCGGGACAACACGCACACCTCCGTGCACGGGGCCACGGTGTACGCCGGCCTCGTCCGCGATGAACTCCTCGCCCAGCACCTGGTGCCGAAAGGCCTGGTGCGGGCGGGATGA